From the genome of Triticum aestivum cultivar Chinese Spring chromosome 3B, IWGSC CS RefSeq v2.1, whole genome shotgun sequence, one region includes:
- the LOC123064392 gene encoding uncharacterized protein → MPCIRCGSKDYTRSRAAARMVRSVRFACRNREHGCGASLPRLGVEDHKRSCRYEPCFCPVCKRAFVPGADPDALEEHLTGRHAWHLHHLTYGEEVLVDVDPHRHALLRADDGELFHLDLSRVRRAHADDDGTSISVIRMRPDNAAGAEAEFSYEVKPPGAAWRMQAPVWSSSLRRGMEDGNRVFVTVPEARRHRHLVNVCIWRLPARS, encoded by the coding sequence ATGCCGTGCATCCGCTGCGGCTCCAAGGACTACACCCGCAGCCGTGCCGCCGCCAGGATGGTCCGGTCGGTCCGCTTCGCGTGCCGCAACCGCGAGCACGGCTGCGGCGCGTCCCTGCCGCGGCTCGGCGTGGAGGACCACAAGCGCTCCTGCCGGTACGAGCCCTGCTTCTGTCCGGTCTGCAAACGCGCCTTCGTCCCAGGCGCCGACCCCGACGCGCTCGAGGAGCACCTCACCGGACGCCACGCGtggcacctccaccacctcacctACGGCGAGGAGGTCTTGGTGGACGTGGACCCGCACCGTCACGCCCTCCTCcgcgccgacgacggcgagctgTTTCACCTTGACCTCAGCCGCGTGCGGAGAGCGCACGCTGACGACGACGGCACGTCGATCTCGGTGATCCGCATGCGGCCCGACAACGCGGCAGGGGCAGAGGCGGAGTTCTCGTACGAGGTGAAGCCACCGGGCGCGGCGTGGCGGATGCAGGCGCCGGTGTGGAGCTCCTCGCTGCGGCGAGGGATGGAGGACGGGAATAGAGTCTTTGTCACCGTGCCGGAGGCCAGGCGGCACCGGCACCTCGTCAACGTGTGCATCTGGAGGCTGCCCGCACGGAGCTAA
- the LOC123064393 gene encoding probable ubiquitin-conjugating enzyme E2 23, with protein MDVVPAAASPNLYLLDLVSSGPKLIDRGLVLPDGEVDNIYLPVDTFQLLRIDDTVVYKNISDITVVDRSHLYPGQVVGSASDMGGQIGVVTGVNTMLNLAKLDNKGLPIKVIRGVSPSSLRRIRSLNLGDFVVSGPWLGRVVEVSIDIDVLFDDGAVCRVTDAESKNLVGVCVNRHTRHRHQMNSIFHQGQSVGGPDACSIFKAARWLNGYWHPERDLGTIMKLETSGVLVYWVASMHCGTDKELLEASAPSAYQNLDDLRFFCASYNCCWGLADRCFFLETSSNEGGGTCSPDQHDDDNDDDGDDDDGEDEEEEYNACSEDNQEECEASTSQVLPPMKQKDARFYRKQLRKLVFEGHRRVQRSQVMRHVEVEFPMLVANTRTTVDVVWQDGTRQQGRPSATIVPFGIWNEQEFFPGQHVVANVLPVNAAVDTTADVITTNVNNDIAASGTRLAERVGIVKSMQHEDQTVCVSWFKTPGHPDEVMEVECDDTISAYDLRLDSNHSAYYGDVVIRIVPSVSTNDGESAPLLQGNKKKNVVPADLSWVGRVVELPNGHVQVKWGDDSMSTVSPHEIVVIKDEHYMELWLEMGDWVEDNGVDDAPEEPVAANMDIDLQNLDNDVESVSPVMSRTRLLGLSFRSLLQLTSDMVARGKGYLMNWRSLSSSSLPSSELPTPVNDDSIGGAVVETSDAAVDVTSHGFDGGRKAAGATCCSDESLCFPRFDVLQISPLDHHYLDTTDQEMQGASRAKSWAKAVQKEWKILENDLPETIYMQAFEDRMDLLRVVMVGASGTPYHDGLFFFDLQLPPSYPDAPPQVYYHSFGLRLNPNLYESGTVCLSLLNTFGGEGTEVWSSTESSLLQVVVSIQGLVLNDKPYYNESGYETMVDKPEGRRNALPYSENAYLLTLRTMLHLLRRPPRGFEEFVKEHFRHQGRFVLRACNALLQGNIVDNAHATEESRKQPCSAGLRLALTKVVPSLVAAFTEIRAEGCEEYQ; from the exons ATGGACGTCGTCCCCGCGGCGGCATCTCCCAATCTTTACTTGCTCGACCTCGTGAGTTCCGGCCCGAAGCTCATCGACCGTGGCCTCGTTCTCCCGGACGGCGAGGTGGACAACATCTACCTCCCTGTCGACACGTTCCAGCTCTTACGAATCGATGACACTGTCGTGTATAAGAACATCAGCGACATCACGGTGGTTGACAGGAGCCACCTGTACCCCGGACAGGTGGTCGGGTCGGCCTCCGACATGGGCGGCCAAATCGGCGTCGTCACCGGCGTCAACACCATGCTCAACCTGGCCAAGCTCGACAACAAAGGCCTGCCAATCAAGGTCATCAGGGGAGTGTCCCCGTCTAGCCTGCGGCGCATCAGGAGCCTCAACCTTGGTGACTTTGTCGTGTCCGGGCCGTGGCTCGGCCGCGTCGTGGAGGTGTCGATCGACATCGATGTGTTGTTCGATGACGGAGCCGTCTGCAGGGTCACCGATGCGGAGTCCAAGAACCTGGTGGGAGTGTGTGTGAACAGGCACACGAGGCATCGCCACCAAATGAACAGTATATTCCACCAGGGGCAGTCCGTCGGCGGGCCAGACGCTTGTTCAATCTTCAAGGCGGCGCGGTGGCTTAATGGCTATTGGCATCCTGAACGAGACCTAGGAACCATCATGAAGCTGGAGACGTCTGGCGTCCTCGTCTACTGGGTTGCATCAATGCATTGTGGCACCGACAAGGAGCTACTGGAGGCATCCGCTCCTTCGGCCTACCAGAACCTAGACGATCTAAGATTCTTCTGCGCCTCGTACAATTGCTGCTGGGGGCTTGCTGACCGCtgtttttttcttgaaactagttccAACGAAGGGGGTGGAACTTGCTCTCCTGATCaacatgatgatgataatgatgatgatggtgatgatgatgatggtgaggatgaggaggaggaatatAATGCATGCTCAGAGGACAATCAAGAAGAGTGTGAAGCATCAACCTCTCAGGTGCTACCTCCCATGAAGCAGAAAGATGCGAGGTTTTATCGGAAGCAGCTAAGGAAGCTTGTCTTTGAGGGCCATAGACGGGTACAACGGTCACAAGTCATGAGACATGTGGAGGTGGAGTTTCCCATGCTCGTCGCCAACACGCGCACCACCGTAGACGTGGTATGGCAAGACGGCACCCGGCAACAAGGCAGACCTTCGGCGACCATCGTCCCCTTTGGGATCTGGAATGAGCAAGAGTTCTTCCCCGGACAGCATGTTGTCGCCAACGTTCTTCCTGTTAATGCTGCCGTTGACACTACTGCTGATGTGATAACTACTAATGTCAACAACGACATTGCCGCATCTGGAACTAGACTAGCGGAGCGTGTCGGCATCGTCAAGAGCATGCAACACGAGGACCAGACGGTTTGTGTATCATGGTTCAAGACGCCAGGGCATCCTGATGAGGTTATGGAGGTCGAGTGCGATGATACCATCAGTGCTTATGACCTAAGATTGGACTCTAACCACTCTGCTTACTATGGTGATGTTGTCATTCGTATCGTACCATCAGTATCAACAAATGACGGTGAAAGTGCACCCTTGTTACAAGGAAACAAGAAGAAAAATGTCGTTCCCGCCGATCTTTCATGGGTGGGGCGGGTAGTTGAACTTCCTAATGGGCACGTCCAAGTCAAGTGGGGTGATGATAGCATGTCAACG GTATCGCCTCATGAGATCGTTGTCATCAAAGATGAGCACTACATGGAGCTATGGCTTGAAATGGGTGATTGGGTAGAGGACAATGGCGTCGATGACGCACCCGAAGAACCGGTTGCTGCCAACATG GACATTGATCTTCAGAATCTAGATAACGATGTCGAAAGCGTCAGCCCGGTAATGTCAAGGACAAGACTTTTAGGTTTGTCATTCCGGTCTTTGCTCCAATTGACCAGCGACATGGTGGCTCGAGGTAAAGGATACTTGATGAACTGGAGGTCATTGTCATCGTCGTCGTTGCCAAGCTCAGAGTTACCCACGCCCGTAAACGATGATAGTATCGGTGGTGCTGTAGTGGAGACCAGCGATGCTGCTGTAGATGTGACCAGCCACGGTTTTGACGGTGGGCGGAAGGCTGCAGGTGCTACCTGTTGCTCCGATGAATCGTTGTGCTTTCCACGTTTTGATGTACTGCAGATCAGCCCTCTGGATCACCACTACCTTGACACTACGGACCAG GAAATGCAGGGCGCTAGTCGTGCGAAGAGTTGGGCTAAAGCAGTGCAAAAGGAATGGAAAATTCTGGAGAACGACTTACCAG AAACAATCTACATGCAAGCGTTCGAGGACCGCATGGATCTGCTCCGGGTGGTGATGGTGGGCGCAAGCGGGACACCGTATCATGACGGCCTCTTCTTCTTCGATCTGCAGCTACCTCCTTCGTACCCGGATGCCCCACCACAAGTGTATTACCACTCCTTCGGCCTACGCCTCAATCCAAACCTCTACGAGTCTGGTACAGTGTGCCTCAGCCTGCTAAACACATTCGGTGGCGAGGGCACCGAGGTCTGGTCCTCGACGGAGTCAAGCCTCCTCCAAGTCGTTGTCTCCATCCAGGGCCTTGTCCTCAATGACAAACCATACTACAATGAGTCTGGCTACGAGACAATGGTCGACAAACCGGAGGGCCGCCGCAATGCGCTGCCCTACAGTGAGAATGCTTACCTGCTCACCCTCCGGACCATGCTACACCTTTTACGTCGGCCACCTCGGGGATTTGAGGAATTTGTTAAGGAACATTTCCGCCATCAGGGAAGGTTTGTGCTCAGGGCATGCAACGCGTTGCTGCAGGGAAATATTGTCGACAATGCTCATGCCACTGAAGAGAGTAGGAAGCAGCCGTGCTCGGCTGGGTTAAGGCTTGCACTCACCAAGGTAGTGCCAAGCCTTGTGGCAGCCTTCACAGAGATTCGAGCCGAGGGGTGCGAAGAGTACCAGTAG